The following proteins are encoded in a genomic region of Triticum dicoccoides isolate Atlit2015 ecotype Zavitan chromosome 1B, WEW_v2.0, whole genome shotgun sequence:
- the LOC119304984 gene encoding probable aquaporin TIP3-1 — MSTAARTTGRRGFTMGRSEDATHPDTIRAAISEFLATAIFVFAAEGSILSLGKLYHDMSTAGGLVAVALAHALALAVAVSVAVNISGGHVNPAITFGALLGGRITLVRALFYWIAQLLGAIVASLLLRLTTGGMRPPGFSLASGVGDWHAVLLEAVMTFGLMYAYYATLIDPKRGHVGTIGPLAVGFLLGANILAGGPFDGAAMNPARVFGPALVGWRWRHHWVYWLGPFLGSGIAGLLYEYVVMPSTDTAAHAHQPLAPEDY; from the exons ATGAGCACGGCGGCGcggacgacggggcggcgggggTTCACCATGGGGCGCAGCGAGGACGCGACGCACCCGGACACCATCCGCGCCGCCATCTCCGAGTTCCTCGCCACGGCGATCTTCGTCTTCGCCGCCGAGGGCTCCATCCTCTCCCTCG GGAAGCTCTACCATGACATGAGCACGGCGGGCGGGCTGGTGGCCGTGGCGCTGGCACACGCGCTGGCACTGGCCGTGGCGGTGTCCGTGGCCGTGAACATCTCCGGGGGCCACGTCAACCCGGCCATCACCTTCGGGGCGCTGCTCGGCGGGCGCATCACCCTCGTGCGCGCCCTCTTCTACTGGATCGCGCAGCTCCTCGGCGCCATcgtcgcctccctcctcctccgcctcaccaCCGGAGGCATG CGGCCGCCCGGTTTCTCCCTGGCGTCGGGGGTGGGGGATTGGCACGCGGTGCTGCTGGAGGCGGTGATGACGTTCGGGCTCATGTACGCCTACTACGCGACGCTGATCGACCCCAAGAGGGGCCACGTGGGCACCATCGGGCCGCTCGCCGTGGGGTTCCTGCTCGGGGCTAACATACTCGCCGGCGGGCCGTTCGATGGCGCTGCGATGAACCCGGCGCGGGTCTTCGGGCCGGCGCTCGTCGGGTGGCGGTGGAGGCACCACTGGGTCTACTGGCTCGGGCCCTTCCTCGGCTCCGGCATTGCTGGGCTCCTCTACGAGTACGTCGTCATGCCGTCTACCGATACCGCCGCCCACGCCCACCAGCCACTCGCGCCGGAGGACTACTAG